A stretch of Pseudomonas sp. LRP2-20 DNA encodes these proteins:
- a CDS encoding RidA family protein yields MPTHTRIRMFNTKETYPNQTLDNDLCQAVRAGNTIYVRGQVGTDFEGKLVGLGDPRAQTEQAMKNVKQLLEEAGSDLSHIVKTTTYITDPRFREPVYKEVGKWLKGVFPISTGLVVAGLAQAEWLMEIDVIAVVPDQQ; encoded by the coding sequence ATGCCTACCCATACTCGCATCCGCATGTTCAACACCAAGGAAACCTACCCCAACCAGACCCTGGACAACGACCTGTGCCAGGCCGTGCGGGCCGGTAACACCATCTACGTGCGCGGCCAGGTCGGCACCGACTTCGAAGGCAAGCTGGTAGGCCTGGGTGACCCTCGGGCGCAGACCGAGCAGGCGATGAAGAACGTCAAGCAACTGCTTGAAGAGGCAGGCTCGGACCTGTCGCACATCGTCAAGACCACCACCTACATCACCGACCCGCGGTTCCGCGAGCCGGTGTACAAGGAAGTGGGCAAATGGCTCAAGGGGGTGTTCCCGATTTCCACCGGGCTGGTGGTGGCCGGTCTGGCCCAGGCCGAGTGGCTGATGGAAATCGATGTGATTGCGGTGGTACCGGATCAGCAGTGA
- the argE gene encoding acetylornithine deacetylase codes for MSEFSSRALLERLIGFATVSRDSNLELIGFIRDYLAGFGVECELFHNPEGTKANLFATIGPQDVGGVVLSGHTDVVPVEGQAWTLPPFALTERDGRLYGRGTADMKGFIASVLAAVPAFLAQPLRLPVHLAFSYDEEVGCLGVRSMLAALQQRPHKPRLCLIGEPTELKPVLGHKGKLAVRCEVHGAACHSAYAPYGVNAIEYAAKLIGKLGEIGEALALPAHHDERFDPPFSTVQTGVIKGGRALNIVPEECAFDFEVRALPGYEAQAVADQLQTYAEAELLPRMRKVNAASAIRLQPLSAYPGLATPADSEAARLVALLSGSDDFGTVAFGTEGGLFDQAGIPTVVCGPGSMDQGHKPDEFVSVEQLQGCDAMLERLVDYLRQA; via the coding sequence ATGAGTGAATTCAGCAGCCGCGCCTTGCTGGAGCGGCTGATCGGCTTTGCCACGGTCAGCCGCGATTCCAACCTCGAACTGATCGGTTTCATCCGCGACTACCTGGCCGGGTTTGGCGTGGAGTGCGAGCTGTTCCACAACCCGGAAGGCACCAAAGCCAACCTGTTCGCCACCATCGGCCCCCAGGATGTCGGCGGTGTGGTGCTGTCCGGGCACACCGATGTGGTGCCGGTGGAAGGCCAGGCCTGGACGCTGCCGCCTTTTGCCCTGACCGAGCGCGATGGGCGCCTGTATGGCCGCGGCACGGCTGACATGAAGGGTTTCATTGCCTCGGTGCTGGCTGCGGTGCCGGCGTTCCTTGCGCAACCGCTGCGCCTGCCGGTGCACCTGGCGTTCTCCTATGACGAGGAAGTCGGCTGCCTGGGCGTGCGCTCGATGCTGGCCGCACTGCAACAACGCCCGCACAAGCCGCGGCTGTGCCTGATCGGCGAGCCCACCGAACTCAAGCCGGTGCTTGGCCACAAGGGCAAGCTGGCGGTGCGTTGCGAAGTGCATGGCGCGGCGTGCCACTCGGCGTACGCCCCTTACGGGGTAAATGCCATCGAGTACGCCGCAAAGCTGATCGGCAAGCTGGGCGAGATCGGTGAGGCGCTGGCCTTGCCGGCGCATCATGACGAGCGCTTCGACCCGCCGTTCTCCACGGTGCAGACCGGGGTGATCAAAGGCGGCAGGGCACTGAACATCGTGCCGGAGGAATGCGCATTCGATTTCGAAGTGCGCGCCTTGCCGGGGTACGAAGCACAGGCCGTGGCCGACCAGTTGCAGACCTACGCCGAGGCCGAGTTGCTGCCGCGCATGCGCAAGGTCAACGCGGCCAGTGCAATTCGCCTGCAACCGCTCAGTGCGTATCCAGGGCTGGCCACGCCAGCTGACAGCGAAGCCGCGCGGTTGGTGGCCTTGCTCAGTGGCTCGGATGATTTCGGTACCGTGGCGTTTGGCACCGAAGGCGGTTTGTTCGACCAGGCTGGTATACCCACTGTGGTGTGTGGGCCAGGCAGCATGGACCAAGGGCACAAGCCGGACGAGTTCGTCAGCGTCGAGCAACTGCAGGGCTGTGATGCGATGTTGGAGAGGCTGGTGGATTACCTCAGGCAGGCTTGA
- a CDS encoding LysR family transcriptional regulator, with translation MASYTLRQLKYFVTTVEAGSVAEASRQLYIAQPSISTAIKSLEESFGVQLFIRHHAQGVSLTPSGKRFYAKTKSLLQMAHEFEQNALADNDTVAGQIDIGCFETVAPLYLPRLIAGFRERYPGVDIRLRDGEQQDLIQGLTAGTFDLAFLYDHDLDGTIEAEPLMPPQKPYVLLPEKHRFAGQAQVSLRDLCPEPMILLDVAPSRTYFVSLFNEMGLTPNIVFSSPSIEMVRGMVGQGFGFSLLVTRPHSECTYDGQKLVMIDIAEPVALSGLAAAHLKRVQLTKPAQLFVEFCREELAKF, from the coding sequence GTGGCTTCCTACACCCTGCGACAACTCAAATACTTCGTCACCACCGTCGAGGCCGGCAGCGTCGCCGAGGCCTCGCGCCAGCTGTACATCGCCCAGCCGTCGATCTCCACGGCGATCAAGAGCCTGGAGGAAAGCTTCGGCGTGCAGCTGTTCATCCGCCACCACGCCCAAGGGGTGTCGCTGACCCCTAGCGGCAAGCGCTTCTACGCCAAGACCAAGTCGCTGCTGCAGATGGCCCACGAGTTCGAGCAGAACGCCCTGGCCGACAACGACACAGTGGCCGGGCAGATCGACATCGGTTGCTTCGAGACCGTGGCGCCGTTGTACCTGCCGCGGCTGATCGCCGGCTTTCGCGAACGCTATCCGGGCGTGGACATCCGCCTGCGCGACGGCGAGCAGCAAGACCTGATCCAGGGCCTGACCGCCGGCACCTTCGACCTGGCGTTTCTGTATGACCATGATCTGGACGGCACCATCGAAGCCGAACCCTTGATGCCGCCGCAGAAGCCTTACGTGCTGCTGCCCGAGAAGCACCGCTTCGCCGGCCAGGCGCAGGTGTCGCTGCGCGACCTGTGCCCGGAGCCGATGATCTTGCTGGACGTGGCGCCGAGCCGGACCTACTTCGTCAGCTTGTTCAATGAAATGGGCCTGACGCCGAACATCGTCTTCAGTTCGCCGTCGATCGAGATGGTGCGCGGGATGGTGGGGCAGGGCTTCGGCTTTTCGCTGCTGGTGACCCGGCCGCATTCGGAATGCACCTATGACGGGCAGAAGCTGGTGATGATCGACATCGCCGAGCCGGTGGCGTTGTCGGGGTTGGCGGCGGCGCACCTGAAGCGGGTGCAGCTGACCAAACCCGCGCAGTTGTTCGTCGAGTTCTGCCGCGAAGAACTGGCCAAGTTCTGA
- a CDS encoding DUF1028 domain-containing protein → MTFSIIGRCQETGQVGIAISSSSIAVGARCPWVRAGVGAVSTQNITLPALGPQILDALEQGQLPPAAALDRVLSANGWSEYRQVTVIDSQGQVALFTGKEALGVHNAVAGEQCAAAGNLLSSLQVIEAMVQAFEQAGGHLADRLLAAMHAAMAAGGEAGPVHSAALKIAGELTWPLVDLRVDWAEEDPIGVLDGLWQAYRPQMQDYVTRALDPTAAPSYGVPGDE, encoded by the coding sequence ATGACCTTCTCCATCATCGGTCGCTGCCAGGAAACCGGCCAGGTCGGTATCGCCATCAGCTCGTCGAGCATCGCCGTGGGCGCCCGCTGCCCCTGGGTACGTGCCGGTGTCGGCGCCGTGTCCACCCAGAACATCACCTTGCCGGCACTCGGCCCGCAGATCCTCGATGCCCTCGAGCAGGGCCAGTTGCCGCCAGCCGCCGCGCTGGACCGGGTACTCAGCGCCAATGGCTGGAGCGAGTATCGCCAGGTCACGGTAATCGACAGCCAGGGCCAGGTGGCGCTGTTCACCGGCAAGGAGGCGCTGGGCGTGCATAACGCCGTGGCGGGTGAGCAATGTGCGGCCGCTGGCAACCTGTTGTCCTCGTTGCAGGTGATCGAGGCCATGGTGCAGGCTTTCGAACAGGCCGGCGGGCATCTGGCTGACCGCCTGCTGGCGGCGATGCATGCGGCGATGGCGGCCGGTGGCGAAGCCGGCCCGGTGCACTCGGCGGCGCTGAAGATCGCCGGCGAGCTGACCTGGCCATTGGTTGACCTGCGTGTCGACTGGGCTGAGGAAGACCCGATCGGCGTGCTCGATGGCCTGTGGCAGGCGTACCGCCCGCAGATGCAGGACTATGTCACCCGCGCCCTCGACCCGACCGCCGCGCCGAGCTACGGGGTGCCGGGCGATGAGTGA
- a CDS encoding flavin-containing monooxygenase, whose protein sequence is MTLNNIEIDTLVVGAGQAGVAMSEHLNKLGVPHLVLERKRIAEAWRTGRWDSLVANGPVWHDRFPGLEFNLDADAFAGKDQVADYFEQYVRKYNLPVRTGIEVKKVVRNADRPGFTIETNEGVIRANRVVAATGPFQKPVIPAIAPKDANLHQIHSAAYYNPEQLPEGAVLVVGAGSSGVQIAEELMRAGRQVYLSVGAHDRPPRAYRNRDFCWWLGVLGEWDAEIAKPGREHVTIAVSGARGGHTVDFRALAHQGMTLVGLTQSFENGVARFQDNLVENINRGDENYLALLDAADAYIERNGLDLPQEPEARKRLADPQCMVNPLQQLDLAQAGVTSIIWATGYGVDFSWLQVDTFDANGKPQHQRGVAREPGVYFLGLPWLSRRGSSFIWGVWHDAKHVAGHIATQRTYLAYRDREQREADAQQDHSISNVSTLGAH, encoded by the coding sequence ATGACACTGAACAACATCGAAATCGACACCCTCGTGGTTGGCGCCGGCCAGGCCGGCGTGGCCATGAGCGAACACCTGAACAAGCTTGGCGTGCCGCACCTGGTACTGGAGCGCAAGCGTATCGCCGAGGCCTGGCGCACCGGCCGCTGGGATTCGCTGGTGGCCAACGGCCCGGTCTGGCACGACCGCTTCCCGGGGCTGGAGTTCAACCTCGACGCCGACGCCTTCGCTGGCAAGGACCAGGTCGCCGACTACTTCGAACAGTACGTTCGCAAGTACAACCTGCCGGTACGCACCGGCATCGAAGTGAAGAAGGTGGTGCGCAACGCCGACCGCCCCGGCTTCACCATCGAAACCAACGAAGGCGTAATCCGCGCCAACCGCGTGGTGGCCGCCACCGGCCCGTTCCAGAAGCCGGTCATCCCGGCCATCGCGCCGAAAGACGCCAACCTGCACCAGATCCACTCTGCTGCCTACTACAACCCAGAGCAACTGCCTGAAGGTGCCGTGCTGGTGGTGGGCGCCGGTTCCTCTGGTGTGCAGATCGCCGAAGAACTGATGCGCGCCGGGCGCCAGGTGTACCTGTCGGTCGGCGCCCACGACCGACCGCCTCGGGCCTACCGCAACCGCGACTTCTGCTGGTGGCTGGGCGTGCTCGGCGAGTGGGACGCGGAAATCGCCAAGCCGGGCCGCGAGCACGTGACCATCGCCGTCAGCGGCGCCCGTGGCGGCCACACCGTGGACTTCCGCGCCCTCGCCCATCAGGGCATGACCCTGGTTGGGCTGACCCAGTCGTTCGAAAACGGCGTAGCGCGCTTCCAGGACAACCTGGTCGAAAACATCAACCGTGGCGACGAAAACTACCTGGCCCTGCTGGACGCCGCCGATGCCTACATCGAGCGCAACGGCCTGGACCTGCCGCAAGAGCCCGAAGCGCGCAAGCGCCTGGCTGATCCGCAATGCATGGTCAACCCGCTGCAGCAACTGGACCTGGCCCAGGCCGGCGTCACCAGCATCATCTGGGCCACCGGCTACGGTGTCGACTTCAGCTGGCTGCAGGTCGACACCTTCGATGCCAACGGCAAGCCCCAGCACCAGCGCGGCGTAGCCCGCGAGCCAGGCGTGTACTTCCTCGGCCTGCCCTGGCTGTCGCGCCGTGGTTCATCGTTCATCTGGGGCGTATGGCACGACGCCAAGCACGTCGCCGGCCATATCGCCACGCAACGCACCTACCTGGCCTACCGCGACCGCGAGCAGCGCGAAGCGGATGCCCAACAAGACCACTCGATCAGCAACGTCAGCACCCTCGGAGCCCACTGA
- a CDS encoding carbohydrate porin: MPSAIRITPTLLLALASTPALADGDLLNRSTMTGDWGGLRHQLEEDGVKITGDYSGETAYNTHGGLHRSARYSQNIKLGAQFDLSKLYGLENGGKVQLTINDRRGNSASEDLVGNRLPIQENYGGLYTRLTELSYERTLFTPALNVKLGYMAMGNDLGGLDSGILCNFMNAGFCGHPLNMSGGSGWTNYPNAHLGVRVKYDLSPSWQLRVAAFNVDPESNGNSSRAWHLGPKHTTGTVVPVELVYKLQGELPGEYKLGYYYDSSDVKRVDSSKEVSGRGGHYLLVDQAVWNDAGSPGRSLHAFGQYSAASEAASPFTKWYGAGVVLYKPFEGRPRDTVALGYGRAVPNPRSRDVLEDAAFNAGQQFPNIDNAEQLIELSYGYQATPWLNLRPDVQYIIEPGAFSGKDIDNALVVGLQVKATF, encoded by the coding sequence ATGCCATCCGCTATCCGTATCACTCCAACCCTGCTCCTGGCCCTGGCCAGCACCCCTGCCCTGGCCGACGGCGACCTGCTCAACCGCAGCACCATGACCGGTGACTGGGGCGGCCTGCGTCACCAGCTCGAAGAAGACGGCGTCAAGATCACCGGCGACTACAGCGGCGAAACCGCCTACAACACCCACGGTGGCCTGCACCGTTCGGCGCGCTACTCGCAGAACATCAAGCTCGGTGCACAGTTCGACCTGTCGAAACTGTACGGCCTGGAAAACGGCGGCAAGGTCCAGTTGACCATCAACGACCGCCGCGGCAACAGTGCCTCGGAAGACCTGGTCGGCAACCGCCTGCCGATCCAGGAAAACTACGGTGGCCTGTACACCCGCCTGACCGAACTGAGCTACGAGCGCACCCTGTTCACCCCGGCACTCAACGTCAAGCTTGGCTACATGGCCATGGGCAACGACCTCGGCGGCCTGGACAGCGGCATCCTGTGCAACTTCATGAACGCCGGCTTCTGCGGCCACCCGCTGAACATGTCCGGCGGCAGCGGCTGGACCAACTACCCCAACGCCCACCTCGGCGTGCGCGTCAAATACGACCTGTCGCCGTCCTGGCAGCTGCGCGTGGCGGCGTTCAACGTCGACCCGGAAAGCAACGGCAACTCCAGCCGCGCCTGGCACCTGGGGCCCAAGCACACCACCGGTACCGTGGTGCCTGTGGAGCTGGTGTACAAGCTGCAGGGCGAACTGCCAGGCGAGTACAAGCTGGGTTACTACTACGACAGCTCCGACGTGAAACGCGTCGACAGCAGCAAGGAAGTATCCGGTCGCGGCGGCCACTACCTGCTGGTCGACCAGGCGGTATGGAATGACGCCGGCTCGCCGGGCCGTAGCCTGCACGCCTTCGGCCAGTACTCGGCCGCGAGCGAGGCTGCTTCGCCGTTCACCAAGTGGTATGGCGCCGGTGTGGTGCTGTACAAGCCGTTCGAAGGCCGCCCGCGCGATACCGTGGCCCTGGGTTATGGCCGCGCCGTGCCGAACCCGCGCAGCCGCGATGTGCTGGAAGACGCCGCCTTCAACGCCGGGCAGCAGTTCCCCAACATCGACAATGCCGAGCAGCTGATCGAACTGAGCTATGGCTACCAGGCCACGCCGTGGCTGAACCTGCGCCCGGATGTGCAATACATCATCGAGCCAGGTGCGTTCTCCGGTAAAGACATCGACAACGCGCTGGTGGTGGGCCTGCAGGTCAAGGCTACCTTCTAA